CATGCTTTTTCCCGCTTAAGTCTCTTGCTCTAGCCATACCAAGCGCTGCTGATATGGAAGTACTGCTGTGTCCAGTCTCAAATCTGTCATATATACTTTCGTCTCTTTTAGGAAAACCGCTCAAACCTTGGTATTTTCTTAAAGTATCAAATTTATCTTTTCTTCCAGTAAGTATTTTATGAATATAGGCTTGGTGACCAACATCCCAAACAAGCCTGTCGTTATCAAAATCAAAAACATTGTAAAGGCTTAATGTAAGCTCTACAACTCCAAGATTTGAAGCCAGATGACCTCCTGTTTTAGAAACTTTATCTATTAAAAAACTTCGAATATCCTGAGCAAATTTATCTAAATCTGCAAAAGACATCTTTTTTATCACGTTTGCATCTTTATATAAATCTAGAATTTTATAATTCTCTACTATTTCTTGCATAATTATCTTTCCTTTATTTTATACAAATTTTAATATTCAACTAGTCTATATTAGATTATTCCCAATAATATTAAACCTATAATCTAAACAATATACTATCATTTTCAACAAGAGGATGTAAAGATTTTTATGCATTAGAAAAGAAAAAGCGGCTAATTTTGTTTATTAGCCGCTTTTAATGTCATTAATATGTAATAAAAAATTAAAATTCTCTCTGTAAGAGGAATAAGGATAATTCTTTCAAACTGCTGGTATCCTTAGATATCTCATCTAATAGACTCATGCACTCGTTAGTTAAATCTGTGCATATTTTCTTACAGCCTTCAAGCCCGTAAGTTGATATGAAATTCGTTTTGCTGTGCTCAGTATCAGCATTTGTATTCTTTCCGAGTAGTTCTGGATTGCCGGTTACGTCGAGAATGTCATCTTTAACCTGAAACGCAAGTCCAAGCTTCTCTCCGTACTTTGACAAAATTTCAAGCTCTTCTTCAGAAGCATTTCCAAGCATGGCACCTGTTACTATTGCAGCTTTTATAAGTGCACCTGTCTTATTCCTATGCATGTAAAGAAGCTCCTCAGTTGATATGTTCTTGCCCTCACTTAAGATATCTACTACCTGCCCTCCGATCATTCCTTCGGCACCAGCAGCATCCGAGATACAACTACACGCTCTTAAGGTATCTATGCCTTTATAAAGACTAAACTTGAACATAATGTTCATAGCTTCATTTAAAAGCGCATCTCCAGCTAAAACAGCTATTGCCTCCCCATAAACCTTATGATTTGTAGGCTTTCCTCTTCTTAGGTCATCATCATCCATGCAAGGCAGGTCATCATGGATTAATGAATAAGTATGTATCATTTCCATGGCAGCTGCTATAGGCATAATATCCTTATAATCCCCGTTGTACATATTGTAGACTAAAAGCATCAAAACTGGTCTTATTCTCTTCCCCCCAATATTGATGCTGTAGGACATTGCTTCATATATCCTCTTATTATAGCTGCCTTCTTTATCTTTAAAATAGTCCCTTAAAAACTTTTCAACTTCTGTTTTTAAAATCTTGCTATCCATTGTTATTCCTCATTAAGTATAAAGTTTTCTTCTTTATTGTCTGTTAAAATTTTTATTTTTCCTTCCGCCTCGTTTAAGGCTTTATAAAGCTTATTGCACAGCTTTACACCTTCTTCGTAATACTTCATAGACTGCTCTAAGGAAAGCTGTTCACTATCCATTAAAGCTGCTATCTCTTCAAGTTTATTCATCATGCTTTCAAAGTTCTCAGTTTTCTTTGCCATATACATTACTCTCCTGTTACTTTTCCTCAACATATTCAAGTGCTGCTTTAACTCTGCCATCCTTTACAGTTATCAAAATATCGGTGATGCTCAAAAGGGTTTGTTTGCTGCTTACAAGTTTTCCATTAGCATCCTCTATTACTGCATAGCCTTTGTTTAAAACCTTAAGAGGATTATGAGCGTCTATAACAGCATGCAGCCTGCTTAATTCTTCCCTTTTAATTCTTAGTTTTGACTCAACCCTCATAGCAAGTCTGCTTTGCAAATTATCAATGTAGTTATACTGGTTTATTATCTTATTCATAGGGCTGTGTATCTCAAGAGTTTTCTTTAGAAGCTCTACCTTGTTATGGTTTCTTCTGAGAGTATCCTTTAAGGCACCTTCAAAGTATCCACTATATCCCTCTATCTTAACCTGTATCTCCTCTAAGCCTGGAACCGCAAGTTCTGCCGCTGCAGAAGGAGTAGGTGCTCTCATATCGCTTACAAAATCAACAATTGTAAAATCCGTTTCATGTCCAACGCCAGTAATTATAGGTTTTTTAGAGTTAAAAACTTCATAGGCAAGCTTTTCATTGTTAAAGGCCCATAATTCTTCAATGGATCCTCCGCCTCTAGCTAGTATTATAACATCTACTTTTTCAGTGTTATTTAATATTTTTAAGCCTCTAATTATATCCTCGCTGGCATTTTCACCCTGAACCAAAGCAGGGTATAATAAAAGATCTACAGCTTTGTTTCTCCTGGTTGCTACATTTATTATATCTCTAACAGCAGCACCTGTTGGAGACGTTATTATCCCAATCCTTGCAGGATACTTTGGAATAGCTCTTTTATGTTCTAAATTAAACAAGCCTTCCCTTTCAAGCTTGTTCTTCATTTCCTGAAACTTTATATATAATTCTCCTATGCCTTCCTGCTTCATTTCATAGCAGTACAGCTGATATGCTCCGTCCTTTTCATATACGGAAACCTTGCCTTTAACTACAACGGACTCTCCATCTTTGGGTCTGAATTTTAAATTGCTAGCGTAGGTCTTAAACATTATACAGTTTATTTTGCTGTTTTCATCTTTTAAAGAAAAATACAAGTGTCCGCTGGAGTGCATTTTAAAATTTGATATTTCACCTTTAATATTTAAGTTATTTAATATAAAATCAGCATCTATCATCTTTTTAACATAATTATTTAATGCTGAAACTGACAAAGTTTTAATATACATTCTTCTTCATTGCCTCACAGGTATTTTTTATAAGCATAACTGTAGTTACGGCTCCCACGCCTCCTGGAACAGGTGTGATAAAGGAAGCCTTTTTTATTGCTTCTTCAAATAGCACATCACCCTTCATCTTACCATTCAATCTTGAGGTTCCAACGTCTATAACAACAGCAGCTTCCTTTATGTACTCTTCAGTGATAAATTCAGGCTTTCCAAGAGCACAAATTAAAATGTCAGCACTGCTGCAAACTTTCTTAAGCTCCTCTGTTTTTGAGTGGCAAATCGTAACAGTGCAATTTTCATTTAGTAAAAGCTGCGCCGCAGGCTTTCCCACTATATTGCTTCTACCAACAACAACAGCATGCTTTCCTTGAAGCTTCACTCCAGTTGTTTTTATAAGATGGAGAATACTTTGAGGAGTGCAGGGCACAAAACAATCTTCTCCCTTGTAGAACTTTCCTAAATTTATATCCGTTAATCCATCTACATCTTTCTTATAGTTTAAGCTTGAGGTAATTTTCTTTTCGTCTATATGCTTTGGAAGAGGGAGCTGGATTATTACTCCATCAACTGTTTCATCATTATTTAAGCTGTGAACAACCTCTAAAAGTTCTTCCTCTGCTATAGTCTCATCTAGAATTACGTGTCTGTTCTCAACACCAAGCTCGTCGCAAAGTTTTTTTTGATTATTCACATAGTAAATGGATCCACCGTCATTGCCAACCAAAACAGTAGCAAGACATGGAATCCTGCCTTTTTCTAATTTAGCTTTTTCTACAAAAGTCTTTATCTCTTCCTTAATAGCTGACGCAGCAACTCTGCCATCAATTATTGACCCCATTTCTTAAAGCCCCCTTTTATAAATTAATCATTATTTGCTTTAATCATGCTTCCTAAAACACCGTTTATAAATTGAAAGGATTTAGGATCCGAGTACTTCTTTGAAAGTTCGATACCTTCATTAACAGCTACCTTGTTTGGTATATCCTCTTCAAAAAGTATTTCATATGTACTTGTTCTTAAGATTGCCAAATCTATTTTAGCTAGTCTATATAGCTTCCAGTTTATTAAATGCTGTTCAATTGTCTTATCTATAGTTTCTATGTTTTCCTGAACACCTTTAAGGATTCTCGTCACATACTCCATATCCACATCTGACAAGTCATTGTCTGTATGCTCTTTAAAGTTCTCTAGTATTTCACTGTAATCTTCCTTATTTATAGACATTTCAAAAAGCAGCGTCATCGCAACTTCTCTTGATTTTCTTCTGTTCATCAAAATTCCTCCTAATTTTTACTGCGCACGAGCAGCTTAATAAACTGTTTGCACAAATCAAGCTTCCCGTTAAAGCTCACTTAAGCCATTAATCTCCTATAAACTACGATACTTATACCAATTATTAATATTATTCCATATTTCAATTATTATCAAGTTATATATATTTATACAGCACAAAAGTTTTTTAACCACTTCTCCAAAGTAAAAACCCTCTGACAAGCAGAGGGCATTAATTATTCTTCGTTTTCTACTCTAATCTCATCGAGCTTAGGTATTGCTACGTTTTGCACATGAACATTTACAGCTGATACCACAAGTCCAGTCATAGTCTCAACAGTTCTCTTCACACTGTCTTGAACCATTTTTGCAACTTCAGGTATTTTAACTCCATATTCTATAACTACAAACAAATCAATTGTAGCACTATTTTCTCCAACGTTAACCTTAACTCCCTTAGACAAGTTCTTCTTACCTGTAAGAATTTGTGTTATGCCTCCAACCAAATTTGCGCTCATTCCTATAACGCCCTTAATTTCAGTAGCTGCAAGACCAGCTATAACACCAACAACCTCATCAGATATTTTAACAATACCCATATCAATTTCTTCTCTTAAATTTTCTTCCATAACAGTACCTCCTTGCCTGAATAAGCAACTGCTCTTATCTTAGGTATATTATATCAAATGTAATTTGCTTTTACAAACATTATTGTTTTCTAGCTATTTCAACATCCTTAACTTTTGTAAAATTAACTACTATATTTTTTATATCCTTTGTTTGCTTGTCTGTTAGGTTTTCCTTTGCCTTAACATAAACAGTAACCTTATCTTCTGCTATTTGGCAGAAGGAATCTTCATAACCCTTACCTTGAAGCTGAGCTTCTATTTTCTTCTCATTTTCAATATTAGCTGAAAGAGTGTTGAACTTTTTAAGTGTAGCTTCCTTTTGCTCTTTAGCTATGTTAGGATCATTTATTAAAGTTTGATATGTAGGAAGTGTCCTTGCGTTTTCAGTATCACGCTTAAGTCTTAAATCAGCAATGACATCGCTCTTTGTTGTGCTGGCAGCTTGTTCACCGATTTCTCTTCCGTCCACATATAAAGGACTGTTTACCTTTGTGGCAAGTATTCCTGCACACACGATTAATACTAATAAAGTGGCGATAATAAAGGCTTGTTTCTTATTCATTTATGAATTCCCCCCATCATTCTTTTTACTGAATTATATGATATTTTTTAATACTTTATGCTACTTTTTCATTGGAAAAACACTAACTTTATCTGTTGCTACATTATAGAGTCCTGTAACAGCTTTGATTATTTTAAGCTCAATGGCTCTTTCCTTTGCTCCTTCAGCTACAACAACAACACCTATGACCTTAGGGTTTGCAGTTTTTACAATTAAAGGCTGATTTTTCATTCCATCATTAGTTATTACAATAGTACTTCCATCGTTTTTTTGAGTTGTCTCTCTAGTTCCTCCGGCGTTATCTTTTTCCTTGGTATTGTTTGTGGAATTATTAATATTTACAGCTGGTATCTGCTCTTCGCTTCCATCAAAGGTAAGCATAACATTAACTCTGCCTACTCCATCGATATCCTGTAGAACAGACTTCAGCTTGTTTTCAGCAGCTATTTCACTTTCACTCATATTCGATCTCACACTACTCACTATTGGTTTATCTTCATTTGTTATCTTAGCAGTGCTTGCGCTTTTAAAATAGTCGCTTCCAATCATAGCCAATATGCCCAGTAAAATTGCAGATAAACAGATTATGAGAAAATTAGGGAACTTGCTATTCTTTCCTTTCTCTAGCCTAACCTCTTTAATTTCTTTCGTTTCCTCGCTGTTAAAAAGTTTCTTTAATTCTTTGTAAATACCTTCCAGAAACTTGTGAATATCCATAGTGTACCTCCTTATAAACTTATAGTTTTAGTTTTTATAAACTTCTATAGAATTTGCAGCTAACTTTAGCTCGCCGCTTAAGTATTCCTTTATAAGCCTACTTCTTTCATCATTTAAGGATTGGGTTAAATTTTCTACGTTACCCTTTGTTGTTATAACAACCTTCTTAACTGGATTAATAGTTCCATCCTTTACTCCAACCTTAAGGCTTTTAACATATACGCTGTCATTCTGATCATCATAAGCTACTTGAGCTTCAATTGCGTAATTGTTTTTAGGAAATCTATCTTTTAATTTTGCTTGAACAGCACTTTCCAAGTTTAGCTTAAAGGTATCCAGGGTTTTAGTCATACTGTCATTCTTATACTTACTGTAAGTGTTATCATATTCTTTAGAATCTACATACTTTGTTGCCTGATTCACATACTCGTTAAAATCGAAACCCTTGTCAAAAATTTTTATAATTGGATTAATGAGCACAGTAATTAGTATCAAACCCAAAACAAACTTGGCATATTTCTTAAAGCTGTTGCTTGGCAAAATCATTTCAACTGCTGTGATAAAAATAACTGCTGTACATATGGTTATTATAAAGCTCCTTAGCTCTCCAATCATGGCATCCTCTCCCTAACTAGTTATCTAGCTATATAGTTTATATTTATCTTCTTATTCAGTCATACACTTTTTTCCTAAGTCATCATCCTCCTACAGCCATTTTCCCAGCAGAAGCAATGATTGAAACCATGATGAAAAACATGATTGATATACTTATTACACAAGACATTACAAGGGTTATAGAATTCCCTACAGAAGACAAACAGGTTACTATTTTCGAATCGCTTATTGGCTCGATTAAAGCTGCTGTAAGTCTGTACATAAAAGACATAATAAGAAGCTTAATAATTGGGAATATTGCTATTATTAGTATTATGACAAGTCCCAATCCACTTAAGGCATTCTTCAGAAGCAGAGAGTAACCTGCTACACTTGCTATCGCATCTGATAGAGCCTTACCAATTACAGGTATAAAATTATCCACTGCATACTTGGCAGTCTTTACTGTTACCTGATCAATTGTTTTTGAAGCCATTCCTCTAACAGAAACTATTCCTATGAATATTGTTACCATTATGCCCTGGGTCCATATTGCTACTTGACTTATAAGCTTTGTTAACTTGTCGATTTTAAAACCGCTTGAAATATTATTAGCAAACTGAAGTACAAAGCTCATAAAAATAAGTGGAATAATCAAATTAGCATAGATTTTAACACTTACATTTATTGCTACTAGTATTATAGGATCCATAACAGCAGCCTCTGTAAAACCTCCCACGCTTGCTAATAGCATCATGAGTACAGGAATAAGCGCAGCCATGAAATCTGATATCCTGTATATGGTATCCCTTGCAACTTGCACTGCTCCATAAAAGCTTTTAGAAAGAATTATTATCATCAAAGCATAACAGGCAAAGTAAGCTATATTAGACAAATTGTCATTGCTGAAAGCCTGCTGCAGGTTATTTAGAAGTGCACAGATTATCGCTATTATTATAAGTATCGACATGGACTTTAGTATTGCAGCCGCCTCCTTAAAGGCATAGGCAGCAAAAGCCCTTGTAATCTTTGAAACCGAAAACTTACCATCGCCCGTCTTTAAAAATTCAGATACAAATTTCCTAGCATCCAAATCTTTTAACACTTCGTAGTCTGTTTTCATATTCACTATGTATTCATAAAGCCTTTCAATTTTAGTGTTTTCTTCTGCATTTAAGTTATTCTCTGCCGCTCCAGCAGCTTGTGCACTGAAAGGCAGCATGATTATAAGCAAAAGAACTAATATTATTTTTTTCATATCATACCTCTACATTATCTTTAGAATAGATTGCAGCACAGCCATCAGTATTGGTATAGATAAAACCAATATCAAAATCTTGCCTGCAAATTCAACATGCTTGGCTATACTTCCTTCCCCTGCATCCCTGCAGATTTCAGCACAAAAGGTAGCCAAATAGGCAATTCCTAGTATTTTAAAAATAGTATTTAAATAAACGAAGTCTATATTTGCCTTAAGAGCCAACTGCTGCAAAAGCTGCAAAACTGCTGTAATCTTACTTATCATAAACAAGAATATTAACATACCTACTACAGTGCTTACCTGCACAGCTAGTACACTTTTTCCGCTATTATGCAGAAGAAAAACTATGGATAAGGCTATGAAAGCAAATGCAACTATTTTAACTATCTCCATAGAAACCTCCTACAACGTAAACATGGTTCTTACGCTTCCAAACAGCTTGCTTATCAAGCCTATAACTGTTATAAGAACTATAACTATCCCTGCTAAATTTGTTATCATTGCAATTTCATCTTTACCTGAGGCCTTAAGAATTTTATCAAGTATCATTAGTACAATTCCAAATGCTCCTATTTTAAACAGCAATCCTATGTCTAACATTTTGTCACCCCCTATATCAAAACAATGACTATCATTGCACCTAAGCTAAAGCCTAAGTAACGATACATTTTTACGTTTTTATTTACTGCTTCTTCTGCAAGGCTTATTCTTTTTTTAAGGTTGTTTTTAGCAAGAGAAAACATTTTTTTATGCCCTTCTACATCAGATTCTCCTAAAGATTTTGATAAATCCATTAGAATATTCATGTCTTCTTTGCTAATATTTGTCTCACACAAATCAATACATTTTTTAAACGCCTCATAAACACTTTCAACCTCATTGTTGTAAAGAAACTCTGAAGCCTTTTTAAAAATCAAGCTCATAGGTGCATCACACTTTTGTGAAACATTGCGGAGAGCCTCCGGAAGAGGAGTATAGGTATACTCAATCTCATTTTGAAGTTGATTTACAGCTCTCTCAAGCTCATTTAACTGTCTTACTCTTTTCTTAAAATTTTCTGCATAGGCAAAGCCTCCAAAGGTTGAAGCTGCTAATATTAATAAGCACCCTAATGTTTTAATCATTCTAGTTCCTCCAAAGCTTGTCTTTTTTATCGAAATCGTAAATATATTCTATTGTTCCAGCTCCATTTCTAGAACTAAGTACAATGGCTCTCTTAAAAACTTGATTCTCAACTATTTCTTTAAATACCGCCCTATTGTATAAATCCTCTATTCCATATCCATGAATGGTAGTAATGAGACTTACACCAGAATTAAGCGCCATTAATATGCTTTCCATATCCTTATGAGTACCAATTTCATCACATACAATTATCTCCGGAGACATACTTCTGATAGCCATCATAATGCCTTCAGCCTTAGGACAATTATCCAAAACATCAGTTCTTATACCTACATTCATCTGAGGAATTGCATTAAAACAAGCACTTATTTCGCTTCTCTCATCAATAATGCATAACTTCTTACCCTTAAGCTTCAATTGTGGCATTCCATCGGAAAGGTTTCGAGCTATATCCCTGAGTAAAGTTGTTTTCCCACATCTTGGAGGAGATATGACAATTGTGTTTAACGTATCGCTCTCTCTTAAGATAAATGGAATAATCTTGTTTGAGCATCCTTCAATCTCTTTGCTTATTCTTATATTTAATGAACCGAAGCTTTTAATAGTCTTAATTTTATTATCTTCTATAACGCAGCTTCCGCATAAGCCTACTCTATGTCCACCTTTAATAGTAAGGTAGCCCTGTTTAATCTCTTCCTCATAGGCATAAATAGAGTAATTGCTTATATGCTGTAGAATAAGCTTGATGTCCTGAATAGATGCCTTATAGTTTGATACTACTTCTTCATTTCCTACTTGAAACATCAAAGGCTTGTTCACTTTTAGCCTGAGCTCTTGAAGTTTTTCAACGCCTTTTAAACTAATAACTTCATTTCTAATGTGCTGTGGTAGTATTTCTAAGATTTCTTTAGTGTTTTCCATATTTTATCCTCCTCTCATATATAATTCCTATTTTACTTTAGGCAAAAATATTCCATGAAAATTTAAAATCTAAATAAAAAAATAAAAGGCCTATGAAGTTTAAAACCTCATAAGCCTTTATCAAATTACTCGCAGCAATCTTCAAGTGGTATTTCCTGATGACAACTTGGGCAAGCTATTTCCTCATTAGAATCGCAAATATCAGTATCTATATAA
The genomic region above belongs to Clostridium swellfunianum and contains:
- a CDS encoding polyprenyl synthetase family protein, which translates into the protein MDSKILKTEVEKFLRDYFKDKEGSYNKRIYEAMSYSINIGGKRIRPVLMLLVYNMYNGDYKDIMPIAAAMEMIHTYSLIHDDLPCMDDDDLRRGKPTNHKVYGEAIAVLAGDALLNEAMNIMFKFSLYKGIDTLRACSCISDAAGAEGMIGGQVVDILSEGKNISTEELLYMHRNKTGALIKAAIVTGAMLGNASEEELEILSKYGEKLGLAFQVKDDILDVTGNPELLGKNTNADTEHSKTNFISTYGLEGCKKICTDLTNECMSLLDEISKDTSSLKELSLFLLQREF
- a CDS encoding exodeoxyribonuclease VII small subunit — translated: MAKKTENFESMMNKLEEIAALMDSEQLSLEQSMKYYEEGVKLCNKLYKALNEAEGKIKILTDNKEENFILNEE
- the xseA gene encoding exodeoxyribonuclease VII large subunit, producing the protein MYIKTLSVSALNNYVKKMIDADFILNNLNIKGEISNFKMHSSGHLYFSLKDENSKINCIMFKTYASNLKFRPKDGESVVVKGKVSVYEKDGAYQLYCYEMKQEGIGELYIKFQEMKNKLEREGLFNLEHKRAIPKYPARIGIITSPTGAAVRDIINVATRRNKAVDLLLYPALVQGENASEDIIRGLKILNNTEKVDVIILARGGGSIEELWAFNNEKLAYEVFNSKKPIITGVGHETDFTIVDFVSDMRAPTPSAAAELAVPGLEEIQVKIEGYSGYFEGALKDTLRRNHNKVELLKKTLEIHSPMNKIINQYNYIDNLQSRLAMRVESKLRIKREELSRLHAVIDAHNPLKVLNKGYAVIEDANGKLVSSKQTLLSITDILITVKDGRVKAALEYVEEK
- a CDS encoding bifunctional 5,10-methylenetetrahydrofolate dehydrogenase/5,10-methenyltetrahydrofolate cyclohydrolase, which gives rise to MGSIIDGRVAASAIKEEIKTFVEKAKLEKGRIPCLATVLVGNDGGSIYYVNNQKKLCDELGVENRHVILDETIAEEELLEVVHSLNNDETVDGVIIQLPLPKHIDEKKITSSLNYKKDVDGLTDINLGKFYKGEDCFVPCTPQSILHLIKTTGVKLQGKHAVVVGRSNIVGKPAAQLLLNENCTVTICHSKTEELKKVCSSADILICALGKPEFITEEYIKEAAVVIDVGTSRLNGKMKGDVLFEEAIKKASFITPVPGGVGAVTTVMLIKNTCEAMKKNVY
- the nusB gene encoding transcription antitermination factor NusB encodes the protein MNRRKSREVAMTLLFEMSINKEDYSEILENFKEHTDNDLSDVDMEYVTRILKGVQENIETIDKTIEQHLINWKLYRLAKIDLAILRTSTYEILFEEDIPNKVAVNEGIELSKKYSDPKSFQFINGVLGSMIKANND
- a CDS encoding Asp23/Gls24 family envelope stress response protein; amino-acid sequence: MEENLREEIDMGIVKISDEVVGVIAGLAATEIKGVIGMSANLVGGITQILTGKKNLSKGVKVNVGENSATIDLFVVIEYGVKIPEVAKMVQDSVKRTVETMTGLVVSAVNVHVQNVAIPKLDEIRVENEE
- a CDS encoding SpoIIIAH-like family protein translates to MNKKQAFIIATLLVLIVCAGILATKVNSPLYVDGREIGEQAASTTKSDVIADLRLKRDTENARTLPTYQTLINDPNIAKEQKEATLKKFNTLSANIENEKKIEAQLQGKGYEDSFCQIAEDKVTVYVKAKENLTDKQTKDIKNIVVNFTKVKDVEIARKQ
- the spoIIIAG gene encoding stage III sporulation protein AG; translation: MDIHKFLEGIYKELKKLFNSEETKEIKEVRLEKGKNSKFPNFLIICLSAILLGILAMIGSDYFKSASTAKITNEDKPIVSSVRSNMSESEIAAENKLKSVLQDIDGVGRVNVMLTFDGSEEQIPAVNINNSTNNTKEKDNAGGTRETTQKNDGSTIVITNDGMKNQPLIVKTANPKVIGVVVVAEGAKERAIELKIIKAVTGLYNVATDKVSVFPMKK
- the spoIIIAF gene encoding stage III sporulation protein AF; translated protein: MIGELRSFIITICTAVIFITAVEMILPSNSFKKYAKFVLGLILITVLINPIIKIFDKGFDFNEYVNQATKYVDSKEYDNTYSKYKNDSMTKTLDTFKLNLESAVQAKLKDRFPKNNYAIEAQVAYDDQNDSVYVKSLKVGVKDGTINPVKKVVITTKGNVENLTQSLNDERSRLIKEYLSGELKLAANSIEVYKN
- the spoIIIAE gene encoding stage III sporulation protein AE; amino-acid sequence: MKKIILVLLLIIMLPFSAQAAGAAENNLNAEENTKIERLYEYIVNMKTDYEVLKDLDARKFVSEFLKTGDGKFSVSKITRAFAAYAFKEAAAILKSMSILIIIAIICALLNNLQQAFSNDNLSNIAYFACYALMIIILSKSFYGAVQVARDTIYRISDFMAALIPVLMMLLASVGGFTEAAVMDPIILVAINVSVKIYANLIIPLIFMSFVLQFANNISSGFKIDKLTKLISQVAIWTQGIMVTIFIGIVSVRGMASKTIDQVTVKTAKYAVDNFIPVIGKALSDAIASVAGYSLLLKNALSGLGLVIILIIAIFPIIKLLIMSFMYRLTAALIEPISDSKIVTCLSSVGNSITLVMSCVISISIMFFIMVSIIASAGKMAVGG
- the spoIIIAD gene encoding stage III sporulation protein AD → MEIVKIVAFAFIALSIVFLLHNSGKSVLAVQVSTVVGMLIFLFMISKITAVLQLLQQLALKANIDFVYLNTIFKILGIAYLATFCAEICRDAGEGSIAKHVEFAGKILILVLSIPILMAVLQSILKIM
- the spoIIIAC gene encoding stage III sporulation protein AC; its protein translation is MLDIGLLFKIGAFGIVLMILDKILKASGKDEIAMITNLAGIVIVLITVIGLISKLFGSVRTMFTL
- the spoIIIAB gene encoding stage III sporulation protein SpoIIIAB, which produces MIKTLGCLLILAASTFGGFAYAENFKKRVRQLNELERAVNQLQNEIEYTYTPLPEALRNVSQKCDAPMSLIFKKASEFLYNNEVESVYEAFKKCIDLCETNISKEDMNILMDLSKSLGESDVEGHKKMFSLAKNNLKKRISLAEEAVNKNVKMYRYLGFSLGAMIVIVLI
- the spoIIIAA gene encoding stage III sporulation protein AA, yielding MENTKEILEILPQHIRNEVISLKGVEKLQELRLKVNKPLMFQVGNEEVVSNYKASIQDIKLILQHISNYSIYAYEEEIKQGYLTIKGGHRVGLCGSCVIEDNKIKTIKSFGSLNIRISKEIEGCSNKIIPFILRESDTLNTIVISPPRCGKTTLLRDIARNLSDGMPQLKLKGKKLCIIDERSEISACFNAIPQMNVGIRTDVLDNCPKAEGIMMAIRSMSPEIIVCDEIGTHKDMESILMALNSGVSLITTIHGYGIEDLYNRAVFKEIVENQVFKRAIVLSSRNGAGTIEYIYDFDKKDKLWRN